DNA from Cucumis sativus cultivar 9930 unplaced genomic scaffold, Cucumber_9930_V3 scaffold69, whole genome shotgun sequence:
gaagaaaagaacaaaactcTGTTACAAGAGGCAAGAAAAGAGGCTGATTTATACAAAAGCACAGTAGATAGGCTGAGATTAGAAGCAGAAGAATCTCTATTAGCATGGAGTGGAAGAGAAACAAGCTTAGTGGATTGTATAAGAAGAGCTGAAGATGACAGATACAATGCGCAACAAGAATCGCCGCTTAATGGATTCGCTGAGGCTAGCCGATCTCAGAACATGACATCAAAAGAAGAGATCAAGAAATTAAGAGACATTCTAAAACAAGCCTTAAATGAAGCTACTGTGGCCAAGGAAGCTGCAGGAATTGCAATAGAGGAGAATTCACAGCTAAAAGATTGTTTAGTCGAGAAGGAAAATGCATTGGATTTTGTTAGCACTGAGAATGAGACTCTAAAAGTCAGCCAAGCTTCAGCTCTAGAGGAGATTAAGGAGTTGAAGCAATTGCTAGAAGAAGCAACCAAGAAAGAAGGGAACGGTAAAGAGGAAAGCAAGAGCAAAGAGGAGAACAAGAGCAAAGAGGAGAgcaagaacaaagaagaaggaaaagagcAAGTGGAGATGACGAAATCAAAACCGCCGTTGAGTCCAAGTCCAAATCAGAATCCAAGTCCGAGTCCAGCGAGAAGGAGGATACATTTGGAAAAGGTTAGGGAAAGCTTTCAGTTTTAGTTTCTTGAGTTGAGAATCTCACCACAGAAGAAGGAggtggaagaagaagcagaagatGAAGAGCCTGAAATGGAGGAGACGCT
Protein-coding regions in this window:
- the LOC116406161 gene encoding putative WEB family protein At1g65010, chloroplastic, whose translation is MANEINTKLNSELESRNKESAVGKAEGLESVKRNKNSAVEKAEGLKSVKRNKDSAVENAEGLKLQLAEKQSSSLKPRIRKPKIRARIDETKSGSAKNELKGIKAKKGRNRELETTLKTIEEKNKTLLQEARKEADLYKSTVDRLRLEAEESLLAWSGRETSLVDCIRRAEDDRYNAQQESPLNGFAEASRSQNMTSKEEIKKLRDILKQALNEATVAKEAAGIAIEENSQLKDCLVEKENALDFVSTENETLKVSQASALEEIKELKQLLEEATKKEGNGKEESKSKEENKSKEESKNKEEGKEQVEMTKSKPPLSPSPNQNPSPSPARRRIHLEKAARERPSLSQYSEDGELMHFDGEDLDQLEEGNLDELEGDRNSRKKKALIRRFGIF